A DNA window from Pseudomonas tohonis contains the following coding sequences:
- a CDS encoding MFS family transporter: MSSTTEHLDGPHPHYSFEERRKRVFAIVGASSGNLVEWFDFYVYAFCSIYFAPAFFPSDDPTVQLLNTAGVFAAGFLMRPIGGWLFGRIADRYGRKRSMMISVLMMCAGSLAIACMPTYAAIGALAPALLLVARLFQGLSVGGEYGTTATYMSEVALRGQRGFFASFQYVTLIGGQLLAVLVVVILQQVLSEDELRAWGWRIPFVIGAATAVIAFYLRRSLNETARQDQLHSEESGSLGHLFRHHKRAFVTVLGYTAGGSLIFYTFTTYMQKYLVNSAGMTTKTASAVMTCALFVYMLMQPLFGALSDRIGRRTSMLWFGALGALCTWPILTALKGVQSPYIAFALIIVALAIVSLYTSISGLVKAEMFPPEVRALGVGLAYAVANAVFGGSAEYAALGLKSIGMEESFYWYVSAMMVVAFLFSLRLPKQASYLHHDL, from the coding sequence ATGAGCAGTACGACCGAACACCTCGATGGCCCCCATCCGCACTACAGCTTCGAAGAACGTCGCAAACGCGTGTTCGCGATAGTCGGCGCGTCCTCCGGCAACCTGGTGGAGTGGTTCGACTTCTACGTCTACGCCTTCTGCTCCATCTACTTCGCCCCGGCCTTCTTCCCCTCCGACGATCCGACGGTGCAGTTGCTCAACACCGCGGGCGTGTTCGCCGCCGGCTTCCTCATGCGCCCCATCGGCGGCTGGCTGTTCGGCCGCATCGCCGACAGGTACGGGCGCAAGCGCTCGATGATGATCTCGGTGCTGATGATGTGCGCCGGCTCCCTGGCCATCGCCTGCATGCCCACCTATGCCGCCATCGGCGCCCTCGCGCCGGCGCTGCTGCTGGTGGCGCGGCTGTTCCAGGGGCTGTCTGTGGGCGGTGAATACGGCACCACGGCCACCTACATGAGCGAGGTGGCGCTCAGGGGCCAGCGCGGCTTCTTCGCGTCCTTCCAGTACGTGACCCTGATCGGCGGACAGCTGCTGGCGGTGCTGGTGGTGGTGATCCTGCAGCAGGTGCTGAGCGAGGACGAACTGCGCGCCTGGGGCTGGCGCATCCCCTTCGTGATCGGCGCGGCGACGGCGGTGATCGCCTTCTACCTGCGCCGCTCGCTGAACGAGACCGCCCGCCAGGACCAGTTGCACAGCGAGGAATCCGGCAGCCTGGGCCACCTGTTCCGCCACCACAAGCGCGCCTTCGTCACGGTGCTCGGCTACACCGCCGGCGGCTCGCTGATCTTCTACACCTTCACCACCTACATGCAGAAATACCTGGTCAACAGCGCCGGCATGACCACCAAGACCGCCAGCGCCGTGATGACCTGCGCGCTGTTCGTCTACATGCTCATGCAGCCGCTGTTCGGCGCCCTCTCCGACCGCATCGGCCGGCGCACCTCGATGCTCTGGTTCGGTGCCCTGGGCGCGCTGTGCACCTGGCCTATCCTCACCGCGCTCAAGGGCGTGCAGAGCCCCTACATCGCCTTCGCGCTGATCATCGTGGCGCTGGCCATCGTCAGCCTGTACACCTCCATCAGCGGCCTGGTGAAGGCCGAGATGTTCCCGCCGGAAGTCCGCGCCCTCGGCGTCGGCCTGGCCTATGCGGTGGCCAACGCCGTCTTTGGCGGCTCGGCGGAATACGCGGCGCTGGGGCTGAAGTCCATCGGCATGGAGGAAAGCTTCTACTGGTACGTCTCGGCCATGATGGTGGTGGCCTTCCTCTTCAGCCTGCGGCTGCCGAAGCAGGCGAGCTACCTGCATCACGATCTGTAG
- a CDS encoding GNAT family N-acetyltransferase has product MLAQEDYPVVPAEPRHLAVLAEIERAAASLFPEGTLPELLREATVPQALLAQGQAEGRLWVAQDSGGMAVGFALVEVLGGIALLAELDVLPALGRRGIGRRLIAAARDWAEARGHDALYLTTFAEIPWNAPYYARLGFRPLEEAELHDELIRRLKEEKAFGLADRVAMQLRLGPVIPAPVP; this is encoded by the coding sequence ATGCTCGCCCAGGAGGACTACCCGGTGGTTCCGGCCGAGCCCCGCCACCTGGCGGTGCTGGCCGAGATCGAGCGCGCCGCCGCCAGCCTGTTCCCGGAGGGCACCCTTCCCGAACTCCTGCGCGAGGCGACCGTGCCCCAGGCGCTGCTGGCCCAGGGACAGGCCGAAGGCCGCCTGTGGGTGGCACAGGACAGCGGCGGCATGGCCGTGGGCTTCGCCCTGGTGGAGGTGCTCGGCGGCATCGCCCTGCTCGCGGAACTGGACGTGCTGCCGGCCCTGGGGCGGCGCGGCATCGGCCGTCGCCTGATCGCCGCCGCCCGCGACTGGGCCGAGGCACGCGGCCACGATGCGCTGTACCTGACCACCTTTGCCGAGATTCCCTGGAACGCCCCCTACTACGCCCGGCTCGGCTTCCGCCCGCTGGAGGAGGCCGAACTGCACGACGAGCTGATCCGCCGCCTCAAGGAGGAAAAGGCCTTCGGCCTGGCCGACCGGGTGGCCATGCAACTGCGCCTCGGCCCGGTGATCCCCGCCCCCGTCCCGTAG
- a CDS encoding AraC family transcriptional regulator, translating to MQDISHWPPRRSAISVQLLTQFGLDHGLSVERCLAGTGLDWNALADPGAEVNATQELALVRNIVQALGHLPGIGLKAGRRYHLSTYGIWGFALLSSPTYRSAAELGLRYLDLTYAFHTMRLEEHDDEAHLVLEGRGLPEDLRGFLLERDIAGALSVQRDLNNADLPLQRVSLALPAPADATPYRELLGVMPGFDARENRIVFARALLDLPLPGANPQVAQQCEAQCKALLARRRVRAGLAGRIRDRLLSQPGLLPDMERIATELHMTSRTLRRRLDAEGTSFRQLQEEVRNALAEELLATDGIRLEEIAERLGYGELSNFIHAFKRWKGITPGQYRSQLQTRNALS from the coding sequence ATGCAGGACATTTCCCACTGGCCGCCCCGCCGCAGTGCCATCAGCGTGCAGCTGCTCACCCAGTTCGGCCTCGACCACGGCCTGTCGGTCGAACGTTGCCTGGCCGGCACCGGCCTTGACTGGAACGCCCTGGCCGACCCCGGCGCCGAGGTCAACGCCACCCAGGAACTGGCCCTGGTGCGCAACATCGTCCAGGCCCTCGGGCACCTCCCCGGCATCGGCCTCAAGGCCGGCCGCCGCTACCACCTCAGCACCTATGGCATCTGGGGATTCGCCCTGCTCAGCAGCCCCACCTACCGCAGTGCCGCCGAACTGGGCCTGCGCTACCTCGACCTGACCTACGCCTTCCACACCATGCGCCTGGAAGAGCACGACGACGAAGCGCACCTGGTGCTGGAGGGGCGCGGCCTGCCCGAGGACCTGCGCGGCTTCCTGCTGGAGCGCGACATCGCCGGGGCCCTCAGCGTGCAGCGCGACCTGAACAATGCCGACCTGCCGCTGCAGCGCGTGAGCCTCGCCCTGCCCGCCCCGGCCGACGCCACGCCCTACCGCGAGCTGCTGGGGGTGATGCCGGGCTTCGACGCCCGGGAGAACCGCATCGTCTTCGCCCGCGCCCTGCTCGACCTGCCGCTGCCCGGCGCCAACCCGCAGGTGGCGCAGCAGTGCGAGGCCCAGTGCAAGGCGCTGCTGGCGCGCCGCCGGGTGCGCGCGGGGCTCGCCGGGCGCATCCGCGATCGCCTGCTGTCCCAGCCGGGGCTGCTGCCGGACATGGAGCGCATCGCCACCGAGCTGCACATGACCTCGCGCACCCTGCGCCGCCGCCTGGACGCCGAGGGCACCTCCTTCCGCCAGTTGCAGGAGGAAGTGCGCAACGCCCTGGCCGAGGAACTGCTGGCCACCGATGGCATCCGACTGGAAGAGATCGCCGAACGCCTCGGTTACGGCGAACTGTCCAACTTCATCCATGCTTTCAAACGCTGGAAGGGCATCACGCCCGGCCAGTACCGCAGCCAACTCCAGACCCGGAACGCCCTGTCATGA
- a CDS encoding flavin-containing monooxygenase, translating into MNNNPQHPAPLRVLIIGAGFGGLGLAIRLQQCGIEDFLILEKAADLGGTWRDNTYPGAACDVPSHLYSFSFEPKLDWSRKFAPQAEIHAYQQQCAERHGLRRRIRFGTEVAGARFDEEAALWRVETTTGEHFSARALISACGQLNRPAMPRLPGIERFTGEVFHSARWNHDYDLAGKRVAVIGTGASAIQFVPQIAPQVAQLHLFQRSAAYVIAKPDRAYRPWELALMKRLPVLQKVDRLLKYVQHEARALAFTVFPPLMKVMRLSFNRHLSRGIRDPELRRRLQPDYPLGCKRILISNDFYPALARDNVELVEQAITGISERGVLTADGREREVDAIIYGTGFAATDFLAPMSIRGRDGRDLNEAWREGAEAYLGISVSGFPNLFILYGPNTNLGHNSILYMLESQFAYVLGCLRALQRDGLRYMDLKPEVQRRFNDRLQHAVRHTVWERGCNSWYKTADGRNTNNWPGFTLTYRQQTRQPELDHYECVR; encoded by the coding sequence ATGAACAACAATCCCCAGCACCCGGCGCCCCTGCGCGTGCTGATCATCGGAGCCGGCTTCGGCGGCCTCGGCCTGGCCATCCGCCTGCAGCAATGCGGCATCGAGGATTTCCTGATCCTCGAGAAGGCCGCCGACCTCGGCGGCACCTGGCGTGACAACACCTACCCCGGCGCGGCCTGCGACGTGCCTTCTCACCTCTACTCCTTCTCCTTCGAGCCCAAGCTCGACTGGTCGCGCAAGTTCGCGCCCCAGGCGGAGATCCACGCCTACCAGCAGCAGTGCGCCGAGCGCCACGGCCTGCGTCGGCGCATCCGCTTCGGCACCGAGGTGGCCGGCGCCCGCTTCGACGAAGAGGCGGCGCTGTGGCGGGTGGAAACCACCACGGGCGAGCACTTCAGCGCCCGCGCCCTGATCAGCGCCTGCGGCCAGTTGAACCGGCCGGCCATGCCGCGCCTGCCCGGCATCGAGCGCTTCACCGGCGAGGTGTTCCACTCGGCGCGCTGGAACCATGACTACGACCTGGCCGGCAAGCGCGTGGCGGTGATCGGCACCGGCGCCAGCGCCATCCAGTTCGTGCCGCAGATCGCGCCGCAGGTGGCGCAGCTGCACCTGTTCCAGCGCTCCGCCGCCTATGTCATCGCCAAGCCCGACCGCGCCTACCGCCCGTGGGAGCTGGCGCTGATGAAGCGCCTGCCGGTGCTGCAGAAGGTCGACCGGCTGCTCAAGTACGTGCAGCACGAGGCGCGCGCCCTGGCCTTCACCGTCTTCCCGCCGCTGATGAAGGTGATGCGCCTGAGCTTCAACCGGCACCTGTCCCGCGGTATCCGTGACCCGGAGCTGCGCCGACGCCTGCAGCCGGACTACCCGCTGGGCTGCAAGCGCATCCTCATCTCCAACGACTTCTACCCAGCCCTGGCGCGGGACAACGTCGAGCTGGTGGAGCAGGCCATCACCGGCATCAGCGAGCGTGGCGTGCTCACCGCCGACGGCCGCGAGCGCGAAGTGGACGCGATCATCTATGGCACCGGTTTCGCCGCCACCGATTTCCTCGCCCCCATGAGCATCCGCGGGCGCGACGGCCGCGACCTCAACGAGGCCTGGCGCGAGGGCGCCGAGGCCTACCTGGGCATCAGCGTCAGCGGCTTCCCCAACCTGTTCATCCTCTACGGGCCGAACACCAACCTGGGGCACAACTCGATCCTCTATATGCTGGAAAGCCAGTTCGCCTATGTGCTCGGCTGCCTGCGCGCGCTGCAGCGCGACGGCCTGCGCTACATGGACCTCAAGCCCGAGGTGCAGCGCCGCTTCAACGACAGGCTGCAGCACGCCGTGCGCCATACGGTGTGGGAGCGCGGCTGCAACAGCTGGTACAAGACCGCCGATGGCCGCAACACCAACAACTGGCCCGGCTTCACCCTGACCTACCGCCAACAGACCCGCCAACCGGAGCTCGACCACTATGAATGCGTCCGTTGA
- a CDS encoding alpha/beta hydrolase, which produces MNASVDFTAPDAGQPLLRAVLRGGLRVLFRGLVRPPMPIAGQRAVIRALTSTPVAMRGVTRSRDSLGGVPCEWHRPARDNGSVLLYLHGGAFLIGAAATHRAITATLARRGGLSVCALDYRLAPEHPFPAARQDAVAAYRALLAQGYSSERIVIGGDSAGGNLSLITALELGRQGLPQPAGLVLLSPVTDFSGEQMHQPPAGDPLLNPLWMEQAISLYAPAGLDRRDPGLSPIYADLAGLPPILVQVGEDELLLNDSLRLAVAARAAGVPVRLERYPGLWHVFQAHAGMLRAADQALASILAFIHARSGEGA; this is translated from the coding sequence ATGAATGCGTCCGTTGATTTCACCGCGCCCGATGCCGGCCAGCCGCTGCTGCGTGCGGTGCTGCGCGGGGGCCTGCGGGTGCTGTTCCGGGGCCTGGTGCGCCCGCCGATGCCCATCGCCGGGCAGCGGGCGGTGATCCGCGCGCTGACCTCCACCCCGGTGGCGATGCGCGGCGTCACCCGCAGTCGCGACAGCCTCGGCGGGGTGCCCTGCGAATGGCACCGCCCGGCACGGGACAACGGCAGCGTGCTGCTCTACCTGCACGGCGGCGCCTTCCTCATCGGCGCCGCCGCGACCCACCGTGCCATCACCGCCACCCTGGCGCGCCGGGGCGGGCTGTCGGTCTGCGCGCTGGACTACCGCCTGGCGCCCGAGCACCCGTTCCCCGCCGCCCGCCAGGATGCCGTGGCGGCCTACCGCGCGCTGCTGGCCCAGGGGTATTCCAGCGAGCGCATCGTCATCGGCGGTGATTCCGCAGGCGGCAATCTCAGCCTGATCACCGCCCTGGAGCTCGGTCGCCAGGGGCTGCCGCAGCCGGCGGGGCTGGTGCTGCTGTCGCCGGTGACCGACTTCAGCGGCGAGCAGATGCACCAGCCTCCGGCCGGCGATCCGCTGCTCAATCCGCTGTGGATGGAGCAGGCCATCAGCCTCTACGCCCCTGCCGGGCTGGATCGCCGCGACCCCGGGCTGTCGCCGATCTACGCCGACCTGGCCGGCCTGCCGCCGATCCTGGTGCAGGTGGGCGAGGACGAGCTGCTGCTCAACGACAGCCTGCGCCTGGCGGTCGCGGCGCGGGCGGCCGGGGTGCCGGTGCGCCTGGAGCGCTACCCCGGCCTGTGGCACGTGTTCCAGGCCCACGCCGGCATGCTGCGTGCCGCCGACCAGGCGTTGGCCAGCATCCTCGCCTTCATCCACGCCCGCAGCGGCGAGGGGGCTTGA
- a CDS encoding SDR family oxidoreductase — translation MHNILITGAASGIGRATARLFHQKGWTVGLLDIAPQPLEELSAELGGLWYQALDVTDLAAVEGALADFCGRHDGQLRLLFNCAGLLRFGHFETIDVAEHARILAVNVLGLVQMTHAAFPYLKATADAQVINMGSASGLYGTPHMASYSASKFAVRGFTEALELEWRRHGIRVGDLMPPFVRTPMVESQRFEPPTLRRLGVNLKAEDIAEAAWQQAHGAAVHRPISLLFKLMYWSGQVSPPWISRLIMGRLSRE, via the coding sequence ATGCACAACATCCTCATCACCGGCGCCGCTTCCGGCATCGGCCGGGCCACGGCGCGGCTGTTCCACCAGAAGGGCTGGACCGTCGGCCTGCTGGACATCGCACCGCAGCCGCTGGAGGAACTCTCCGCCGAACTGGGCGGGCTCTGGTACCAGGCGCTGGACGTCACCGACCTGGCCGCCGTCGAAGGCGCCCTGGCGGACTTCTGCGGGCGCCATGACGGGCAGTTGCGGCTGCTGTTCAACTGCGCGGGCCTGCTGCGCTTCGGCCACTTCGAGACGATCGATGTGGCCGAGCACGCGCGCATCCTCGCGGTGAACGTGCTGGGCCTGGTGCAGATGACCCACGCGGCCTTCCCCTATCTCAAGGCCACCGCCGACGCCCAGGTGATCAACATGGGCTCGGCCTCGGGCCTCTACGGCACCCCGCACATGGCCAGCTACTCCGCCTCCAAGTTCGCCGTGCGCGGCTTCACCGAGGCCCTGGAACTGGAATGGCGCCGCCACGGCATCCGCGTCGGCGACCTGATGCCGCCCTTCGTGCGCACCCCGATGGTCGAGAGCCAGCGCTTCGAGCCGCCGACCCTGCGCCGCCTCGGGGTGAACCTCAAGGCCGAGGACATCGCCGAGGCGGCCTGGCAACAGGCCCATGGCGCCGCGGTGCACCGCCCCATCAGCCTGCTGTTCAAGCTGATGTACTGGTCCGGGCAGGTGTCGCCGCCGTGGATCAGCCGGCTGATCATGGGCCGGCTGAGCCGGGAGTAG
- a CDS encoding DMT family transporter: MTPWFAYACLALSMLLVGGNIAIGKLVLAEVPLFVFACLRFLIATLVLAPGMLSSRVRRGLDATAGKGLFLQAFFGCFLFSLFMLYGVQHTSATSAGIITSATPSVVALLAWFWLRERIGAQGTLAIALAVAGIALLNLLGGGEGGTGSVLGNTLVLGAVLAEAIFAIYSRRLSLALHPWAMAFGVNLAGLALFLPLALVQAPAFDWMAISPATWAWVLFYALSASVLSFLLWYRGISQVQASVAGLFTGLMPVGAVLVGGLLLGEGLSAGQALGMALVLGAIGLGGRAERRAVSPGGA; encoded by the coding sequence ATGACCCCCTGGTTCGCCTACGCCTGTCTCGCCCTGTCCATGCTGCTGGTCGGCGGCAATATCGCCATCGGCAAGCTGGTGCTGGCCGAGGTGCCGCTGTTCGTCTTCGCCTGCCTGCGCTTTCTCATCGCCACCCTGGTGCTGGCGCCGGGCATGCTGTCGTCCAGGGTGCGTCGGGGTCTGGATGCCACGGCCGGCAAGGGGCTGTTCCTGCAGGCGTTCTTCGGCTGCTTCCTGTTCAGCCTGTTCATGCTCTATGGCGTGCAGCACACCAGTGCCACCAGTGCGGGCATCATCACCAGCGCGACGCCGAGCGTGGTGGCGCTGCTGGCCTGGTTCTGGCTGCGTGAGCGGATCGGCGCGCAGGGCACGCTGGCGATTGCGTTGGCGGTAGCGGGCATCGCCCTGCTCAACCTGCTGGGCGGTGGCGAGGGCGGCACCGGCAGCGTGCTCGGCAATACGCTGGTGCTGGGCGCGGTGCTGGCCGAGGCGATCTTCGCCATCTATTCACGGCGCCTGTCCCTGGCGCTGCATCCCTGGGCGATGGCCTTCGGCGTGAACCTCGCCGGGCTGGCGCTGTTCCTGCCCCTGGCTCTGGTGCAGGCCCCCGCGTTCGACTGGATGGCGATAAGCCCGGCGACCTGGGCCTGGGTGCTGTTCTATGCGCTGAGCGCCAGCGTGCTGTCCTTCCTGCTCTGGTACCGCGGCATCAGCCAGGTGCAGGCCAGCGTGGCCGGGCTGTTCACCGGGCTGATGCCGGTGGGCGCGGTGCTGGTCGGCGGCCTGCTGCTGGGCGAAGGGCTGAGCGCCGGCCAGGCCCTGGGCATGGCCCTGGTGCTGGGTGCCATCGGCCTCGGTGGGCGGGCGGAGCGACGGGCGGTTTCGCCCGGCGGCGCCTGA
- a CDS encoding ribonuclease E inhibitor RraB, with amino-acid sequence MSTTFHDDVSSNVLRRMKEGGFDFARVHPIEFYAIFPDEDRARMVARKFCGEWLNAQVSPRDDGAWHLQVSKVMYATHAGIGDFEHDLEELVVPLGGTLDGWGVTQELPAPSR; translated from the coding sequence ATGAGCACAACCTTCCACGATGACGTCAGCAGCAATGTTCTACGGCGCATGAAAGAGGGCGGTTTCGATTTCGCCCGGGTACATCCCATCGAGTTCTACGCCATCTTCCCCGACGAGGACCGGGCCCGGATGGTTGCGCGAAAGTTCTGCGGTGAATGGCTGAACGCCCAGGTATCCCCCCGTGATGACGGGGCCTGGCACCTGCAGGTGAGCAAGGTGATGTACGCCACCCACGCCGGCATCGGCGATTTCGAACACGACCTGGAGGAGCTGGTCGTGCCCCTCGGCGGGACCCTGGATGGATGGGGCGTGACCCAGGAACTCCCCGCGCCTTCGCGCTGA
- a CDS encoding type 1 glutamine amidotransferase, which yields MTDILILTHADFCPAGHLASVLDAQGRAFTVLRADQGELDGYDLDRPRAVAVMGGPMSVNDPLPWIEAEIAALRHFIARDIPIIGHCLGGQLLARALGAAVHRMPYTEIGWQPLEKRALAVGNPWVAHLPMQFPVYQWHSDTFDLPDGAQWLFDSPWCPNQGFSWGDKVLALQGHPEMTEELVRLWLTDWAHLLDETQPSQQPRERMLKDLPAKVEALHQVAEGFYRRWLDLAFQDQSQRSAPALSA from the coding sequence ATGACCGATATCCTGATTCTTACCCACGCCGATTTCTGTCCGGCTGGCCATCTCGCGAGCGTGCTGGACGCGCAAGGCCGGGCCTTCACCGTGTTGCGCGCGGACCAGGGCGAACTGGACGGCTACGACCTCGATCGCCCGCGCGCGGTCGCGGTGATGGGCGGGCCGATGAGCGTCAACGACCCACTGCCCTGGATCGAAGCGGAAATCGCGGCGCTGCGGCATTTCATCGCGCGGGACATCCCCATCATCGGCCACTGCCTCGGCGGCCAGCTGCTGGCACGGGCGCTGGGGGCGGCGGTGCACCGCATGCCCTATACCGAGATCGGCTGGCAGCCGCTGGAGAAGCGCGCGCTGGCGGTGGGCAATCCCTGGGTCGCGCACCTGCCCATGCAGTTCCCGGTCTACCAGTGGCACAGCGATACGTTCGATCTGCCCGACGGCGCGCAGTGGCTGTTCGACAGCCCCTGGTGCCCCAATCAGGGCTTCTCCTGGGGCGACAAGGTGCTGGCCCTGCAAGGCCACCCGGAGATGACCGAGGAACTGGTGCGACTGTGGCTCACCGACTGGGCCCACCTGCTCGACGAGACCCAGCCCAGCCAGCAGCCCAGGGAGCGCATGCTCAAAGACCTGCCGGCCAAGGTGGAGGCGCTGCACCAGGTGGCGGAAGGGTTCTACCGACGCTGGCTGGACCTGGCCTTCCAGGACCAGTCCCAGCGCTCGGCCCCCGCCCTGAGCGCCTAG
- the ydcS gene encoding putative ABC transporter substrate-binding protein YdcS, whose translation MSSIRSTLSAFACASALLSGALQAAQPLKQIGEGEGALDIIAWPGYVERGETDKAYDWVTAFEKDSGCKVNVKTAATSDEMVSLMAKGGYDLVTASGDASLRLVAGKRVQPIDTALIPNWKNVDERLRDAPWHTVAGQHFGTPYQWGPNVLMYNTQVFPKPPTSWNVVFEETTLPDGKSNKGRVQAYDGPIYIADAALYLRRTRPELGIRDPYELSEAQYAAVIALLRGQQPLVHRYWHDATVQMSDFKNEGVAASGSWPYQVNALRGEKQPVASTIPTEGSTGWADTTMLHAEAKHPNCAYKWMNWSLEPKVQGDVAAWFGSVPAVPKGCSSSELLGAGGCATNGYDQFDKIAFWKTPQAKCGEGQCVPYSRWTQDYIAIMGGR comes from the coding sequence ATGTCCTCGATCAGAAGCACCCTTTCGGCGTTCGCCTGCGCCAGCGCCCTGCTCAGCGGCGCGCTGCAGGCCGCACAACCGCTCAAGCAGATTGGCGAGGGCGAAGGCGCGCTCGACATCATCGCCTGGCCCGGCTACGTCGAGCGCGGCGAGACCGACAAGGCCTACGACTGGGTCACCGCCTTCGAAAAGGACAGCGGCTGCAAGGTCAACGTGAAGACCGCCGCCACCTCCGACGAGATGGTCAGCCTGATGGCCAAGGGCGGCTACGACCTGGTCACCGCCTCCGGCGATGCCTCCCTGCGCCTGGTGGCGGGCAAGCGCGTGCAGCCGATCGACACCGCGCTGATCCCCAACTGGAAGAACGTGGACGAGCGGCTCAGGGACGCCCCCTGGCACACCGTGGCCGGGCAGCATTTCGGCACGCCCTACCAGTGGGGGCCGAACGTGCTGATGTACAACACCCAGGTCTTCCCCAAGCCGCCGACGAGCTGGAACGTGGTGTTCGAGGAGACCACCCTGCCCGATGGCAAGAGCAACAAGGGTCGCGTGCAGGCCTACGACGGCCCCATCTACATCGCCGACGCCGCCCTCTACCTGCGCCGCACCCGGCCCGAGCTGGGCATCCGCGATCCCTACGAACTGAGCGAGGCGCAGTACGCCGCCGTCATCGCCCTGTTGCGCGGCCAGCAACCGCTGGTCCACCGCTACTGGCACGACGCGACCGTGCAGATGAGCGACTTCAAGAACGAGGGCGTGGCCGCCTCGGGCTCCTGGCCCTACCAGGTCAACGCCCTGCGCGGCGAGAAGCAGCCCGTCGCCTCCACCATCCCCACGGAAGGCTCCACCGGCTGGGCCGACACCACCATGCTGCACGCCGAGGCCAAGCACCCCAACTGCGCCTACAAATGGATGAACTGGTCCCTGGAGCCCAAGGTGCAAGGCGACGTGGCGGCCTGGTTCGGCTCGGTGCCGGCGGTCCCCAAGGGCTGCTCCAGCAGCGAACTGCTCGGCGCCGGCGGCTGCGCCACCAACGGCTACGACCAGTTCGACAAGATCGCCTTCTGGAAGACGCCCCAGGCCAAGTGCGGCGAGGGGCAATGCGTGCCCTACAGCCGCTGGACCCAGGACTACATCGCGATCATGGGTGGGCGTTAG
- a CDS encoding circularly permuted type 2 ATP-grasp protein, whose protein sequence is MARTFFDEMYDASGECRPHYREFARWLADTPEELLAQRRREADLLFHRAGITFTLYGDEQGTERLIPFDTIPRSIPMSEWRVVERGCIQRVKALNMFLADLYHGQRIIKAGIIPAEQVLANEGYQIAMQGLDLHRDIYAHIAGVDLVRDGDGTYYVLEDNLRTPSGVSYMLEDRKMMMRLFPELFAAQRVAPIDHYPNLLLETLKSSSPLDNPSVVVLTPGRFNSAYFEHAFLAREMGVELVEGADLFVRDDRVYMRTTSGPQPVDVIYRRLDDAFLDPLAFNPDSMLGVPGLLAAYRSGNVVLANAIGTGVADDKSIYPYVGDMIRFYLDEEPILANVPTWQCRKPEELSHVLANLPELVVKETQGSGGYGMLVGPAATKAEIEAFRERLKARPEAYIAQPTLSLSTCPTFVEKGIAPRHIDLRPFVLSGRETRLVPGGLTRVALREGSLVVNSSQGGGTKDTWIVED, encoded by the coding sequence ATGGCCCGCACCTTTTTTGACGAGATGTACGACGCGAGTGGCGAATGCCGCCCGCACTACCGGGAATTCGCCCGCTGGTTGGCCGATACCCCCGAGGAGCTGCTTGCCCAGAGGCGGCGCGAAGCCGACCTGCTGTTCCACCGGGCGGGCATCACCTTCACCCTCTATGGGGATGAACAGGGCACCGAGCGCCTGATCCCCTTCGATACCATTCCCCGATCCATCCCCATGAGCGAGTGGCGTGTCGTCGAGCGCGGCTGCATTCAGCGCGTCAAGGCGCTGAACATGTTCCTCGCCGACCTCTACCACGGCCAGCGCATCATCAAGGCGGGGATCATCCCGGCCGAGCAGGTGCTGGCCAACGAGGGCTACCAGATCGCCATGCAGGGCCTGGACCTGCATCGCGACATCTACGCCCATATCGCCGGCGTGGACCTGGTGCGCGACGGCGACGGCACCTACTACGTGCTCGAGGACAACCTGCGCACCCCCAGCGGCGTCAGCTACATGCTCGAAGACCGCAAGATGATGATGCGCCTGTTCCCCGAGCTGTTCGCGGCGCAGCGCGTGGCGCCCATCGACCACTACCCGAACCTGCTGCTGGAGACCCTCAAGAGCTCCAGCCCGCTGGACAACCCCAGCGTCGTGGTGCTGACCCCGGGGCGCTTCAACAGCGCCTACTTCGAGCACGCCTTCCTCGCCCGCGAGATGGGCGTCGAGCTGGTGGAGGGCGCCGACCTGTTCGTCCGCGACGACCGCGTCTACATGCGCACCACCTCCGGCCCGCAGCCGGTGGACGTGATCTACCGTCGCCTCGACGACGCCTTCCTCGACCCGCTGGCCTTCAACCCGGACTCCATGCTCGGCGTGCCCGGCCTGCTGGCGGCGTACCGTTCCGGCAACGTGGTGCTGGCCAACGCCATCGGCACCGGGGTGGCGGACGACAAGTCGATCTATCCCTACGTCGGCGACATGATCCGCTTCTACCTCGACGAGGAACCCATCCTCGCCAACGTGCCCACCTGGCAGTGCCGCAAGCCCGAGGAGCTGTCCCACGTGCTGGCCAACCTGCCGGAGCTGGTGGTGAAGGAAACCCAGGGTTCCGGCGGCTACGGCATGCTGGTCGGCCCGGCCGCCACCAAGGCGGAGATCGAAGCCTTCCGCGAACGCCTCAAGGCGCGGCCGGAGGCCTACATCGCCCAGCCCACGCTGAGCCTGTCCACCTGCCCGACCTTCGTCGAGAAGGGCATCGCCCCGCGCCACATCGACTTGCGCCCGTTCGTCCTCTCCGGCCGTGAAACGCGCCTGGTGCCGGGCGGCCTGACGCGCGTCGCGCTGCGCGAAGGCTCGCTGGTGGTGAACTCGTCGCAGGGCGGCGGTACCAAAGACACCTGGATCGTGGAGGACTGA